In Marivirga salinae, a single window of DNA contains:
- a CDS encoding sensor histidine kinase — protein MRKTIDFYIGGFKKIPNNLILQTLIVIMSCVFSLESKAQDSQVVQVKAFSEDFNPFPNQSISINQGEFVGLNGKGIVFVNLKASDIPIQSIKLKDEKLEVASWNLSKGVLEVIIRKKNYIDKEIRVVDKTGVGIAGVQVQFRGNKLVIKNTDHRGMLTIPLALSEEIKGVDQFKISDCIIRDFRNEDTVVITVEKMEMKVEEPEPLPIDEQTSQKEQNDQVRLLLSQLDTITSIKIFYELTNKVPRDKIDENTQKILDQKLDELLSQISKDELSESNNVLNKISDTTVVEEDFDNLLQQARKENKNMSQNRFAVEEKIQLVRDKLNVGFENLSEDSKSNLLNEIEELENILQNTKTQFNENSKAYLALINELKRRFFDIQELENRLSESEKERLKEKRIYQQRLLLILGVALIFAFLIVLLFYFRSRLKKQKESLIEAHRLVKLTNENLENIVMERTFLLHKTFKELDTVLYRASHDLRSPLCSIAGLSDLMTRETKNSELNGLLIKTTTKMDKLLKKLSIVSLIHQPADFEEVDITSLSENVIASFDNTIKERAINFKVNIELETVVLSIPKLVEVILYHLLENAFFFCWINNENDGEVEFNIRKYEENLEITVSDNGIGIEDTIKDKIFDMFYVGNQYSQGNGLGLYIVQMSTELLNGDIKVINEKRGFTKFIVHLPIDGKGSNTLEFLSSLKS, from the coding sequence GTGAGGAAAACGATTGATTTTTATATTGGCGGCTTTAAAAAAATCCCCAACAATTTAATCTTACAGACATTAATTGTAATCATGAGCTGTGTCTTTTCTCTTGAGTCTAAAGCTCAAGACAGTCAAGTCGTACAAGTTAAAGCCTTTTCAGAGGATTTTAACCCTTTCCCTAACCAGAGCATATCTATCAATCAAGGAGAGTTCGTTGGGCTAAATGGAAAAGGAATAGTTTTTGTAAACCTTAAAGCTTCTGACATTCCCATACAATCAATAAAACTTAAAGATGAAAAATTGGAAGTAGCTTCCTGGAATTTAAGTAAGGGTGTTTTGGAAGTTATAATCCGAAAAAAGAATTATATTGATAAGGAAATTAGGGTTGTAGATAAAACTGGGGTAGGTATTGCGGGTGTTCAAGTTCAATTCCGGGGCAACAAGTTAGTAATAAAAAATACTGATCATAGAGGTATGTTAACGATTCCCTTGGCCTTGAGTGAAGAAATTAAAGGTGTTGATCAATTTAAAATATCGGATTGTATTATTCGAGATTTTAGAAATGAGGATACTGTGGTTATTACTGTTGAGAAGATGGAGATGAAAGTAGAAGAACCTGAACCACTACCTATTGATGAACAAACCAGTCAAAAGGAGCAAAATGATCAGGTCAGATTATTACTTTCACAATTAGACACAATCACCTCAATTAAAATATTTTATGAATTAACTAACAAAGTACCACGGGATAAGATTGACGAAAACACTCAAAAAATATTGGATCAAAAACTTGATGAGTTACTAAGTCAAATTAGCAAAGATGAATTATCAGAATCCAATAATGTTCTTAATAAAATTTCCGATACGACTGTGGTGGAAGAGGATTTTGACAACCTTTTGCAACAAGCTAGAAAAGAGAATAAAAATATGTCTCAAAACAGATTTGCAGTAGAGGAAAAAATACAGCTTGTGCGTGATAAACTCAATGTAGGCTTTGAAAATTTGTCAGAAGACTCTAAATCTAATTTATTAAATGAAATAGAAGAATTAGAAAATATCTTACAAAATACTAAAACCCAATTCAATGAAAATTCGAAAGCCTATTTGGCCTTAATTAATGAATTGAAAAGGCGATTTTTCGATATACAGGAACTAGAAAATCGATTGTCAGAAAGTGAAAAAGAGAGACTTAAGGAAAAAAGAATCTACCAACAAAGGTTGTTATTGATCTTAGGAGTAGCATTAATATTTGCATTTTTGATTGTTCTCCTTTTCTATTTTAGATCCAGACTAAAAAAGCAAAAGGAATCCCTTATTGAAGCTCATAGGCTCGTCAAACTCACCAATGAAAATTTGGAAAATATCGTTATGGAACGAACCTTTTTACTACATAAAACCTTCAAGGAATTGGATACTGTTTTATACAGAGCTTCACATGATTTGCGATCCCCACTATGTTCCATTGCCGGATTAAGTGACCTAATGACCCGGGAAACCAAAAATAGTGAGTTGAACGGGCTTTTGATAAAGACCACTACCAAGATGGATAAGTTGCTTAAAAAATTAAGCATTGTTAGTTTAATCCATCAGCCAGCTGATTTTGAGGAAGTTGATATTACATCCTTGAGTGAGAATGTAATTGCCTCATTCGATAACACCATAAAAGAACGTGCTATCAACTTTAAGGTAAATATTGAGCTTGAAACTGTTGTACTTAGTATTCCGAAATTGGTAGAGGTGATTTTGTACCACCTATTGGAAAATGCGTTCTTTTTCTGCTGGATAAATAACGAAAATGATGGCGAAGTTGAGTTTAATATTAGAAAATATGAGGAAAATTTGGAAATTACAGTTTCAGATAATGGGATCGGTATTGAGGATACTATAAAGGATAAAATATTTGACATGTTTTATGTGGGAAATCAATATTCGCAAGGGAATGGTTTAGGTTTATATATAGTTCAAATGTCAACGGAACTTTTGAATGGAGATATAAAAGTTATTAATGAAAAAAGAGGATTTACAAAATTCATCGTGCACCTTCCAATAGATGGAAAAGGAAGTAATACCTTGGAGTTTTTAAGTAGCCTGAAATCTTAG
- a CDS encoding tetratricopeptide repeat protein yields MLLFLLFPLANIKAQESLISVLTQTLVDADKAFIAKNYQKALLIYEDIAQTDEAPNNIDLRLARSYYFTYRYEKAIKHYKKYEKTKLEFPMEDYFYFAEALTSSDSTELALHYFKICMEKKPNNELYAGRIWRLSNLSYLYEDSIKNMAHYASLNSSHSELQMVQASDKEVYLISNMPQVEMIKKIDSKENSSFYNLRKIKTYEDPFSIVALNYENSEPAGQKLKVQFHLPAISIFDDGNQMVYASSAKRKNDKDNYPLQLYFAKKRKGKWVKNSDYEHNQPNFNISEPAISNDGKILIFSANFANGFGGKDLYRSIKTEEGWSPPENLGNSINTERDERFPFIYKSNLYFSTNGHPGLGGFDLYKAKLINGVYQEVENLGYPVNSTYDELSFTIDSLGQQGFLSSNRVNRGFDFDIYEFALDLQVYPLQVEGVVKFIEHNWMDSTELQVLSYVEMELIDRTVNSVVAETKTDANGKFNLKVPYYSEYKIRIRGEGLDGFVIFEVPKFAKQDVSYELVVVNDDFKNSLSEEND; encoded by the coding sequence TTGCTATTATTTTTACTTTTCCCTTTAGCAAATATAAAGGCTCAAGAATCTTTGATTTCAGTCTTAACTCAAACATTAGTCGATGCTGATAAAGCATTTATAGCCAAAAACTACCAAAAAGCTTTGTTGATTTATGAAGATATTGCCCAAACAGATGAGGCTCCAAATAATATTGATTTGAGATTGGCGAGAAGTTATTACTTTACATATAGGTATGAAAAGGCGATTAAACATTATAAGAAGTACGAAAAAACTAAGTTGGAATTCCCAATGGAGGATTATTTCTATTTTGCGGAAGCATTGACTTCTAGTGACAGTACAGAACTGGCTCTTCATTATTTTAAAATATGTATGGAGAAAAAGCCAAATAATGAATTATACGCTGGCAGGATCTGGCGCTTAAGTAATCTGTCCTATTTGTACGAGGATTCCATTAAAAATATGGCTCATTATGCCAGTTTGAATAGTAGTCATAGTGAACTGCAAATGGTTCAAGCATCTGATAAGGAGGTGTATTTAATTTCTAATATGCCTCAGGTTGAAATGATTAAAAAAATTGACTCCAAGGAAAATTCATCATTTTACAATCTGAGGAAAATCAAAACTTATGAAGATCCATTTTCTATTGTAGCTTTAAACTATGAAAACTCAGAACCTGCAGGACAAAAATTAAAAGTTCAATTTCATTTACCAGCTATCAGTATTTTTGATGATGGGAATCAGATGGTTTATGCTTCGTCTGCAAAGCGAAAGAATGATAAAGATAATTATCCTTTGCAGCTATATTTTGCCAAAAAGAGAAAAGGGAAGTGGGTCAAAAATAGTGATTATGAGCATAATCAGCCTAATTTTAATATCTCCGAGCCTGCCATCAGTAATGATGGCAAAATACTAATATTCAGTGCGAATTTTGCGAATGGTTTTGGTGGAAAGGACTTGTATAGATCTATAAAAACGGAAGAGGGTTGGAGTCCACCCGAAAACCTTGGTAATAGCATTAATACTGAACGAGATGAGCGATTTCCATTTATTTATAAATCAAATTTGTATTTTTCCACCAATGGGCATCCTGGCTTAGGCGGTTTTGATTTATACAAAGCAAAACTGATTAATGGTGTTTATCAAGAAGTGGAGAATTTAGGTTATCCAGTAAATTCTACTTATGATGAGTTATCATTTACCATTGACAGTTTAGGTCAACAAGGTTTTTTGAGTTCTAATAGAGTAAATAGAGGCTTTGATTTTGATATTTACGAATTCGCATTAGACTTGCAAGTATATCCACTTCAGGTTGAGGGAGTTGTTAAATTTATAGAACATAACTGGATGGATTCAACGGAGTTACAAGTGCTCTCTTATGTGGAGATGGAATTAATTGATAGGACAGTAAACAGTGTAGTGGCTGAAACTAAAACAGATGCAAATGGAAAATTTAATTTGAAAGTTCCATATTACAGTGAATATAAAATCCGAATTAGAGGAGAAGGTTTAGATGGATTTGTAATTTTTGAGGTTCCAAAGTTTGCAAAACAGGATGTAAGTTACGAATTAGTAGTAGTGAATGATGATTTTAAAAACAGCTTGAGTGAGGAAAACGATTGA